In Paenibacillus sp. 1781tsa1, one DNA window encodes the following:
- a CDS encoding response regulator transcription factor, protein MKRITILIADDEVEIADLVALHLQKEGYHTVKASDGQSALQAIQTHAIDLAVLDIMMPGMDGYEVTRKIREQHHFPIIFLSAKTSDMDKITGLVMGADDYMTKPFNPMELVARVNSQLRRSLQFSQSTAAVQRSILEKGGLVIVPEQHSVTLYGKPLELTPKEFDILVLLASNPKQVFSAESIFEKVWGEAYFESGNTVMVHIRTLRKKLGEDVDKNKFIKTIWGVGYTFND, encoded by the coding sequence ATGAAGCGAATTACGATTCTGATCGCAGACGATGAAGTTGAGATCGCGGATCTGGTGGCTTTACATTTACAAAAAGAAGGCTATCATACCGTCAAGGCATCTGACGGACAGTCAGCACTACAGGCGATTCAGACACATGCCATTGATTTGGCTGTTCTGGACATTATGATGCCGGGTATGGATGGGTATGAGGTGACCCGCAAAATACGGGAACAGCATCATTTTCCGATCATTTTCCTGAGTGCCAAAACCTCGGACATGGATAAAATTACGGGGCTCGTGATGGGTGCGGATGATTATATGACCAAACCGTTTAATCCGATGGAACTTGTAGCACGCGTGAATTCTCAATTGCGGCGTTCATTGCAATTTAGCCAGTCCACAGCGGCGGTTCAGCGCTCGATTCTGGAAAAGGGCGGACTTGTCATTGTACCGGAGCAGCATAGCGTGACGCTTTACGGTAAACCGCTGGAGTTAACACCGAAGGAATTTGATATTTTAGTGTTGCTCGCGAGCAATCCGAAACAGGTCTTTAGCGCAGAAAGCATTTTTGAAAAGGTATGGGGAGAGGCTTATTTCGAAAGTGGCAATACCGTTATGGTACATATTCGGACGCTGCGCAAGAAGCTCGGAGAAGATGTAGACAAGAACAAGTTTATCAAAACCATTTGGGGCGTGGGGTACACGTTCAATGACTAA